Proteins encoded within one genomic window of Aspergillus nidulans FGSC A4 chromosome VII:
- a CDS encoding uncharacterized protein (transcript_id=CADANIAT00007964), protein MAFLSLYTQFFILGVVTLWVTHGPRPLQQTLAAGDLDIWLPSEANIARTALLDLIGDKGRWAEGAAAGVLVASPSRSDPDYFYTWTRDSSLVFKTLVEMFRAGDSDLLPIIQDWISSQARIQGVENPSGGLADGRGLGEAKFTAEETAFAGSWGRPQRDGPALRATTMIEFGWWLLSQGYHQLAANTVWPVVHNDISYLTEYWNQSGFDLWEDLYGRSFFTLAVTYRALTEASLFARSIGSSCAECESQAPQVLCLLQSFWTGRFIRSNLDTGRTGKDASTLLGVIHTFSPRSECDDVTFQPCSARALANHYRVVDAFRDLYDINADRSQDQAIAIGRYPEDQYFGGNPWFLCTIAAAEQLYSAIYQWTHLGSITITAVSLPFFQTLHPTAVPGTYSSSTEIYHQLIDAVRTYADGFMRIVQTYASHNGSLAEQFSRYDGSHLSANDLAWSYASLLTAHRRRNAIAPSPWGNPGQPSIPSYCEPTSASGTYSLATITTWPPMNGLPTTTSAPCQVPSLVSVTFELTASTVWGEEIRLVGSSGELGYWVSERGITFSTDRYSSSQPIWWATVWLPAGQTVEYKYIRVREGYVVWEGDSNRLLTIPAVCGVKSIYRRESWR, encoded by the exons ATGGCTTTCCTCTCGCTCTATACCCAGTTCTTTATCCTTGGAGTCGTGACTCTCTGGGTAACACACGGACCCcgccctcttcaacaaaCCTTGGCAGCTGGCGACCTTGATATTTGGCTCCCCAGTGAGGCCAACATTGCTCGCACTGCACTTCTTGACTTGATCGGCGACAAGGGCAGATGGGCCGAGGGAGCCGCTGCGGGCGTGCTAGTTGCAAGCCCAAGTCGGTCGGACCCTGACT ATTTCTACACATGGACGCGAGATTCGAGTCTAGTATTCAAAACACTGGTGGAAATGTTCAGGGCGGGTGACTCTGATCTTTTACCTATTATCCAAGACTGGATATCATCTCAGGCTCGCATACAAGGGGTGGAGAATCCGAGCGGAGGACTGGCGGATGGACGAGGCCTGGGCGAGGCCAAATTCACGGCCGAGGAGACGGCATTTGCGGGCTCATGGGGTCGACCCCAACGGGACGGACCTGCTTTGCGAGCAACTACAATGATTGAGTTCGGGTGGTGGCTATTG AGCCAGGGATATCACCAGCTGGCTGCAAATACCGTGTGGCCCGTGGTGCACAATGATATCTCGTACTTGACTGAATACTGGAATCAGTCTGGATTCG ACTTGTGGGAAGATCTTTACGGACGCTCGTTCTTTACCCTAGCAGTCACTTATCGTGCCCTGACAGAGGCAAGTTTGTTTGCTCGGAGTATAGGGTCTTCGTGTGCAGAGTGCGAGTCTCAGGCACCACAAGTCTTGTGCTTGTTGCAATCGTTTTGGACAGGGAGGTTTATTCGCAGCAACTTAGATACCGGAAGAACCGGAAAGGACGCTAGCACCTTGTTGGGGGTTATTCACACATTCAGTCCTCGCTCGGAATGTGACGATGTCACTTTCCAGCCATGCTCTGCCCGGGCTTTGGCTAATCATTACAGAGTGGTTGATGCGTTTCGCGATCTATATGATATCAACGCAGACCGTAGCCAGGATCAGGCTATTGCCATTGGTCGCTATCCTGAAGACCAGTATTTTGGAGGAAATCCTTGGTTTCTTTGCACGATAGCTGCAGCTGAACAGCTCTACAGTGCGATATACCAGTGGACTCATCTTGGTTCTATAACAATCACAGCGGTATCTCTTCCATTTTTTCAGACATTGCACCCGACTGCCGTACCAGGGACTTATTCGTCGTCAACCGAGATATATCACCAACTGATTGATGCCGTTCGGACGTACGCCGACGGTTTCATGCGAATTGTG CAAACTTACGCATCTCATAATGGATCTCTAGCCGAGCAATTTTCCAGATACGACGGCTCCCACCTTTCCGCAAACGACCTTGCTTGGTCTTACGCTTCCCTATTGACTGCGCACCGTCGCCGAAATGCAATCGCCCCATCACCATGGGGAAATCCTGGGCAACCCAGCATCCCTTCCTATTGTGAGCCTACCAGCGCATCAGGTACATACAGTCTCGCCACGATCACCACTTGGCCACCAATGAATGGGTTACCAACCACAACATCCGCACCATGCCAGGTGCCATCCCTAGTTTCCGTAACATTTGAGCTCACTGCCTCAACGGTCTGGGGAGAGGAAATACGATTGGTTGGCTCGAGTGGGGAACTTGGATACTGGGTGTCTGAAAGGGGGATAACTTTTAGCACTGACCGCTACTCATCCTCACAGCCCATATGGTGGGCGACAGTCTGGCTACCGGCAGGACAGACAGTTGAGTACAAGTATATTCGGGTAAGAGAGGGATATGTCGTGTGGGAGGGAGATTCGAATCGGCTATTGACTATTCCGGCTGTTTGCGGGGTAAAGTCAATTTATAGAAgggagagctggagatgA
- a CDS encoding uncharacterized protein (transcript_id=CADANIAT00007961), which produces MCSQTQTSHDPQPQSNMIKRLSARISLRWPPEPPFENTDTLVLSVGNCMKDEVLFTHELDSRNAFGVADCGTFSALPNGDDLEVGVMPRPDLPGAPVREYEEVWRELPFVRMEGHENVSFVLESATGGTQLKEGEEKEITRTFIGAIWGSFIALRQTQVLARPIGETRTVIKSGAEVSAKREDFVQGQGFVVRYSLGPEADELPTHSDIQLPASDGSLEKLVVCGQDLHPQGKDVTVKE; this is translated from the exons ATGTGCTCACAAACTCAAACCTCTCACGACCCCCAACCGCAGTCAAACATGATAAAACGCCTCTCAGCCAGAATCTCCCTGCGATGGCCACCAGAGCCCCCATTTGAGAACACGGACACCCTTGTCCTCTCCGTGGGAAACTG CATGAAAGATGAGGTCCTCTTCACGCACGAACTGGATTCACGAAATGCTTTTGGTGTCGCCGACTGTGGGACGTTCTCAGCGCTCCCGAACGGTGACGACCTGGAGGTTGGAGTCATGCCGCGACCCGATCTGCCCGGCGCACCGGTGAGGGAGTATGAGGAGGTATGGAGGGAGTTACCGTTCGTGCGAATGGAAGGACATGAGAACGTGTCTTTTGTGCTTGAGAGCGCGACGGGGGGGACGCAATTgaaggaaggcgaggagaaagaaatcaCCCGAACCTTTATCGGCGCGATTTGGGGATCATTTATTGCACTTCGACAGACACAGGTACTTGCGAGACCCATTGGAGAAACTAGGACTGTGATCAAGAGTGGTGCAGAAGTCAGTGCAAAACGGGAGGATTTtgttcaagggcaagggttCGTTGTGAGGTACTCGCTCGGTCCGGAGGCAGACGAATTGCCCACCCACTCGGATATACAGCTTCCAGCGTCGGATGGCTCTCTTGAGAAACTAGTGGTTTGTGGGCAGGA tcttcatcctcaagggAAAGACGTCACGGTCAAAGAGTGA
- a CDS encoding protein CYP537B1 (transcript_id=CADANIAT00007962), with product MLTFYLAASIIVTVLFMRRLCSPIAKLPGPWYATFTSWVLKYHEFTSNRRLFIHDLHKKYGSTVRIAPNEISFASLEAIKEIYGSGGSGYDKTELYDLFRQFGIKTMFSTLDKHSHSQRKRELADRYAMSNILREEHVSAIVDRARAVVSRCAASAESVDVYVWLHCYALDGVTNFMFSPGGLHSLDSEHDFKIMEELTYHQSLQKNLLHYYLPTVAAYFPPCLTPRRSPKTNEYVLKMCAQQLPSQHSLVAKLARKDSPLNHTQVAAECKDHMAAGIDTTGDGLCFLMWKLSQPHNIRFQERLWEELRTARPDIPLDKLPYLDAVVKEGLRCAPPIPMSFPRYVPTGGRSIDGHFVPEKTIVSCQPYTVHRLDENVFPEPDSFNPDRWMVEKGAVERNRLFFAFSTGGRGCTGRNLALVEMKILLREVYSRFRTTVAKDMHGCMDIDDQIISSRPLGQTCKLRFSET from the exons ATGTTGACGTTCTATCTAGCAGCTAGCATTATTGTGACCGTCTTGTTCATGCGGCGACTTTGCTCACCTATCGCAAAGCTCCCAGGACCATGGTATGCCACGTTCACCAGCTGGGTACTCAAATACCATGAATTCACCTCAAACAGACGGCTTTTTATCCACGATCTGCACAAAAAATATGGTTCTACTGTTCGAATAGCACCAAATGAAATTTCGTTTGCGAGTTTGGAGGCGATCAAAGAGATTTATGGGTCCGGTGGGAGCGGTTACGACAAGACGGAGTTGTATGATTTGTTCCGTCAATTCGGGATCAA GACGATGTTTTCGACTCTTGACAAGCACAGT CACAGCCAGCGCAAACGCGAATTGGCGGATCGTTACGCCATGAGCAATATCCTGCGCGAGGAGCATGTTTCCGCCATCGTGGACCGTGCGAGGGCGGTCGTATCCAGATGTGCTGCGTCTGCAGAGAGCGTGGATGTCTAT GTATGGCTCCATTGCTACGCACTCGACGGGGTCACGAACTTCATGTTCAGTCCTGGGGGCCTGCACTCGCTCGACTCAGAGCATGACTTCAAAATTATGGAGGAGCTCACTTATCATCAGAGTTTGCAGA AGAACCTCTTGCATTACTACCTACCCACTGTGGCCGCATATTTTCCACCCTGCCTGACCCCGCGCCGCTCACCCAAGACGAATGAGTACGTGTTGAAAATGTGCGCTCAGCAGCTACCCAGCCAGCACTCCCTAGTCGCCAAACTAGCTCGCAAAGACTCCCCCCTCAATCATACACAAGTCGCGGCAGAATGCAAAGATCATATGGCGGCTGGTATCGACACAACGGGAGATGGGCTATGTTTTCTGATGTGGAAGTTGTCCCAGCCGCATAACATCCGCTTTCAGGAGCGACTATGGGAGGAATTGAGAACTGCCCGCCCAGATATCCCGTTAGATAAGTTACCGTACTTAGATGCGGTCGTTAAAGAGGGTTTGCGGTGTGCGCCGCCTATCCCCATGTCGTTTCCGCGTTACGTACCGACCGGAGGACGGTCAATCGACGGGCACTTTGTCCCGGAGAAGACAATCGTCAGTTGTCAGCCGTACACGGTACACAGACTGGACGAGAATGTCTTCCCGGAGCCCGACAGTTTTAATCCGGATAGATGgatggtcgagaagggagCGGTTGAGCGTAACCGGCTgttctttgccttttcgaCCGGTGGCAGGGGTTGTACGGGGCGGAA tctggcgctggtggagATGAAGATCCTCCTGCGCGAGGTGTACTCGCGCTTTCGGACGACGGTGGCAAAGGATATGCATGGGTGCATGGATATTGATGACCAAATCATCTCTTCGAGGCCATTGGGGCAGACTTGCAAGTTGAGGTTCAGTGAGACATGA
- a CDS encoding putative MFS peptide transporter (transcript_id=CADANIAT00007965), with protein sequence MNPADSVEIGDAVAAQQNAHLAQLPLGKDIKLEKDAIARESSIEEIPATKEYPTGSEEDQDLNKLHPTQEEMQTLRRVAGPMNWITFSVAFVELCERFSYYGTTAVFVNFIQQPLPPGSTTGAISGGSEVPGALDMGQQASTGLTLFNSFWSYVMPLAGAFLADQYWGRFRTIMFSIGCALVGHVILIISAIPPVIANPNGAIGCFAIGLIIMGMGTGGFKSNISALIAEQYPDERPYLKTLPSGERIIIDPAATVARVYLYFYLCINVGSLTGQISMVYAERYVGFWLSFLLPTIMFCFSPLVLYLCRNKYHLVPPTGSVYTQAYRLIREAIRHHWSVTTVKVAGIPFKRIKKNDTHFWNTVKPSTMGANRPTWMTFDDEWVDEVARGLKACRVFLWYPLYWLAYNQMLNNLTSQAATMRLGGVPNDIINNFNPLALIIFIPIFDRLLYPFLRRIGIKFTPLKRITAGFFVAGSGMIVATVTQHYIYKKGPCGKEANSCLEQGLHAPISVWVQALTYILGGISEILASVTSLEYAFTKAPKNMRSLVQAVSLFMNAFSSAIGQAFVGLSEDPLLVWNYAVVAILAFVGGIGFWATNYKLDKQEDELNTLAQSKYEGSGLKQDEEAKA encoded by the exons ATGAACCCAGCCGATTCCGTTGAGATCGGCGACGCCGTCGCCGCTCAGCAGAATGCTCATCTCGCTCAGCTGCCCTTGGGTAAAGATATcaagttggagaaggatgcCATCGCCAGGGAGTCCAGTATCGAGGAAATCCCCGCGACCAAGGAATATCCAACcggcagcgaggaggacCAGGATCTGAACAAGCTCCACCCTACGCAGGAGGAGATGCAAACGCTCCGCCGCGTTGCTGGGCCGATGAACTGGATCACTTTCTCTGTGGCTTTCGTCGAGCTGTGCGAGCGTTTCTCCTACTATGGAACCACCGCTGTTT TCGTCAACTTCATCCAACAGCCTCTGCCCCCGGGCTCTACCACCGGTGCCATCTCTGGCGGCTCCGAGGTTCCTGGCGCCTTGGATATGGGCCAGCAGGCTTCGACCGGTTTGACTTTGT TCAACTCTTTCTGGTCGTACGTTATGCCACTCGCCGGTGCCTTCTTGGCAGATCAGTACTGGGGTCGTTTCCGAACGATCATGTTCTCGATCGGTTGTGCCCTAGTCGGTCACGTtatcctcatcatctccgccatTCCCCCCGTGATCGCAAACCCCAATGGCGCTATTGGCTGTTTTGCGATCGGTCTGATCATCATGGGTATGGGTACCGGTGGTTTCAAGTCCAACATCTCGGCCTTGATTGCGGAACAATACCCCGATGAGCGGCCCTACCTAAAGACCCTACCATCAGGAGAGCGCATCATCATTGACCCAGCTGCCACTGTTGCTCGTGTCTATCTTTATTTCTACCTGTGTATCAACGTCGGCTCGCTTACTGGACAGATCAGCATGGTCTACGCCGAGCGATACGTTGGGTTCTGGCTGTCATTCTTGCTGCCCACGATCATGTTCTGCTTCTCTCCTCTCGTGCTGTACCTCTGCCGCAACAAATACCACCTGGTTCCCCCGACTGGCTCTGTGTATACCCAGGCCTATCGTCTGATCAGGGAAGCTATCAGGCACCATTGGTCCGTTACCACGGTCAAAGTGGCTGGTATTCCATTCAAGAG AATCAAGAAAAACGATACCCACTTCTGGAACACCGTCAAGCCCAGCACCATGGGAGCAAACCGTCCTACCTGGATGACATTCGATGACGAGTgggttgatgaagttgcCCGCGGTCTCAAAGCGTGCCGGGTGTTCCTCTGGTATCCCCTGTACTGGCTTGCCTACAACCAAATGCTTAACAATCTTACCTCTCAGGCCGCCACGATGCGACTTGGCGGCGTCCCCAacgacatcatcaacaacttcaACCCGCTCGCCCTCATCATTTTCATCCCCATCTTCGACCGCTTGCTATACCCTTTCCTCCGTCGTATTGGAATCAAATTCACGCCGCTCAAGCGTATTACAGCAGGATTCTTCGTGGCCGGTTCCGGTATGATCGTGGCTACCGTCACCCAGCACTATATCTACAAGAAAGGCCCATGCGGTAAAGAAGCCAACAGTTGTCTGGAGCAAGGCCTGCACGCACCCATCTCTGTCTGGGTGCAGGCTCTCACCTACATTCTCGGTGGTATTTCCGAGATTCTGGCGTCGGTTACATCCCTTGAGTACGCCTTCACCAAGGCGCCCAAGAACATGCGCAGTTTGGTCCAGGCCGTCTCACTCTTCATGAAcgctttctcttctgccATCGGTCAGGCCTTTGTCGGTCTTTCAGAAGACCCGCTTCTTGTCTGGAACTACGCTGTCGTTGCCATCTTGGCGTTCGTTGGCGGCATTGGCTTCTGGGCAACAAACTACAAGCTGGATAAACAGGAAGATGAGCTCAACACCCTTGCTCAGTCGAAGTATGAGGGCTCTGGATTGAagcaggatgaggaggcgaaAGCCTAA
- a CDS encoding F-box protein (transcript_id=CADANIAT00007958): MDHLNLSPPQSLIQNLELCVSNDHISSLTPDLLLHIFGYLREDGRSLCNYALVCRRWQKLLEPLIYNTIQVYNEAPTPPRAFSVVRFKHFVGGLNNVRRRAMVRKLVFHYQATQFPRGPGETASRAQDPAQNPTDAGFRKAVAGLFQTLRFWEPWYKIELDIALAYSYTGAPRLASMANPSTTADLVTFPTVHCVAEIAFHYSEHGQVFQRIWEATPFHIAQSCANLASLVMDSDAFKLTGRQAPVIRRRKVIAECLDGLPATIENFSMRVIGVSNPYVLDWFTPEEDPFSCKLLRITTHLHAIKLYNVTIPVDFWCPLDKNYRPKRDRPVWPCLTHILSDDNCLVEGTGKLVLVRLI; the protein is encoded by the exons ATGGATCATCTTAACCTGTCTCCGCCGCAATCGTTGATCCAGAATCTAGAACTGTGCGTCAGCAATGACCATATTAGCAGCCTTACGCCTGACTTATTACTGCACATCTTCGGATACCTTCGAGAAGACGGTAGATCGCTTTGCAATTATGCCCTTGTGTGCCGCCGTTGGCAAAAGCTGCTCGAGCCTTTGATCTACAACACGATTCAAGTATACAACGAAGCCCCTACACCACCTCGCGCTTTCTCGGTAGTCAGATTCAAACACTTTGTTGGGGGTCTCAATAATGTGAGACGAAGGGCCATGGTTCGCAAGCTAGTCTTTCATTACCAGGCTACCCAGTTTCCCAGAGGACCGGGCGAGACCGCGTCGCGAGCTCAGGACCCTGCGCAGAATCCCACTGATGCAGGTTTCAGGAAAGCAGTCGCTGGACTCTTTCAAACATTGCGGTTCTGGGAGCCTTGGTACAAGATCGAGCTTGATATTGCTTTGGCGTATAGCTACACAGGCGCACCACGACTGGCATCCATGGCGAACCCGTCAACTACGGCTGACTTGGTCACTTTTCCTACTGTCCATTGTGTGGCTGAAATCGCTTTCCACTACAGCGAACACGGACAGGTGTTTCAACGTATTTGGGAAGCGACACCGTTCCATATTGCCCAATCCTGTGCGAATCTGGCTTCGCTAGTGATGGATTCGGATGCATTTAAGCTTACCGGCCGTCAGGCTCCCGTGATAAGGCGACGCAAAG TCATAGCTGAATGCTTGGACGGCTTGCCTGCCACCATCGAGAATTTCAGCATGCGAGTCATAGGCGTCAGTAATCCGTACGTCCTCGATTGGTTCACCCCTGAGGAGGATCCCTTCTCTTGCAAGCTGTTACGCATCACCACTCACCTCCACGCGATCAAACTGTACAATGTGACTATACCTGTTGATTTTTGGTGCCCGCTCGATAAGAATTACAGGCCCAAAAGGGATCGCCCTGTCTGGCCCTGTCTTACCCATATACTTTCCGACGACAATTGTCTCGTTGAAGGCACGGGTAAGCTAGTCCTTGTCCGTCTCATTTAG
- a CDS encoding uncharacterized protein (transcript_id=CADANIAT00007959), whose translation MKFPLPLPTLLGALTLLTPAFSANTLNIVAHPDDDLLFLNPDIQNDISSGFNVRTVYLTSGDAGQPYEYWTLRQAGLLTAYAQMAGVESIWDESDAGVAGKDIPVYTLRPKPEVSLAFMHIPDGSMDGNGFPATGQESLEKLWKGAIARIRTVDASGTTYSRGELVETLRQIIDSFVPDSLNSLDYVHPYGSGDHSDHTSAGLFTNTAAITSSFPGSVIAYRGYPIKSEPANVGGEDLVRKKEVFYTYAAFDEDVCGSDQACAGKEYELWLPKQYTAN comes from the coding sequence ATGAAATTCCCACTCCCACTACCCACCCTTCTCGGCGCTCTGACGCTGCTCACTCCAGCCTTCAGCGCAAATACCCTAAACATAGTCGCACACCCGGACGACGACCTCCTCTTTTTGAACCCAGATATCCAAAATGACATCTCGTCCGGATTCAACGTGCGCACTGTGTACCTAACCTCAGGCGACGCAGGCCAGCCATACGAGTACTGGACGCTGCGACAGGCTGGGCTTCTAACAGCATACGCGCAAATGGCAGGTGTCGAGAGCATCTGGGACGAGAGCGACGCGGGGGTTGCCGGCAAGGATATCCCGGTGTATACACTGCGGCCCAAGCCAGAAGTGAGTCTTGCGTTCATGCATATTCCCGACGGGAGCATGGATGGGAATGGATTCCCCGCGACGGGGCAGGAAAGCCTAGAGAAATTGTGGAAGGGGGCGATTGCGCGGATCCGCACGGTCGATGCGTCTGGGACGACGTACTCGCGaggcgagcttgttgagaCGTTACGGCAGATTATTGACTCCTTTGTGCCGGATAGTCTGAATTCATTGGATTATGTGCATCCGTATGGGAGTGGAGATCATAGTGACCATACGTCTGCGGGTTTGTTCACGAATACGGCGGCGATTACGTCGAGCTTTCCGGGAAGTGTTATTGCGTACCGGGGATATCCAATCAAGTCGGAGCCAGCCAATGTGGGCGGAGAGGATCTagtgaggaagaaggaggtgTTCTATACTTATGCGGCGTTCGATGAGGATGTTTGTGGGAGTGACCAGGCTTGTGCTGGGAAGGAGTATGAGCTTTGGCTGCCGAAACAGTATACTGCGAACTGA
- a CDS encoding sterol desaturase family protein (transcript_id=CADANIAT00007960), whose product MANVTLPSGSMSYPELLQVAKQDSSLSWPEQLWWAHYTFWNNDVLATGVMTFLAHELIYFGRCIPWIVADALPSVFRRFKIQDHKTPSFSDQWTCVKYILAIHFIVELPLIVLFHPMMEVCHVQYTLPFPKLSLFAAQVALFFIVEDTYHYWLHRAMHWGPLYRSIHRIHHQYAAPFGLTAEYASPAETFLLGLGTICPPLILGSITGDVHLITVLGWMALRQLQAIDAHSGYDFPWSLRRIVPFWGGADWHDDHHRYFWGNYSSSFTHWDILMGTVAGPRGKAMGHNKRH is encoded by the exons ATGGCGAATGTAACACTCCCTTCTGGCTCGATGTCATACCCTGAGCTCCTTCAGGTTGCCAAACAAGACTCCAGCCTCTCGTGGCCGGAGCAGTTGTGGTGGGCGCACTATACCTTCTGGAACAACGATGTCCTTGCGACTG GGGTTATGACCTTTCTTGCCCACGAGCTCATCTACTTCGGCCGCTGCATTCCCTGGATCGTCGCCGATGCTCTTCCCAGTGTCTTTCGTCGTTTCAAGATCCAAGACCACAAGACCCCGTCATTCAGCGACCAATGGACATGTGTTAAGtacatcctcgccatccactTCATCGTCGAGCTACCGTTGATCGTCCTCTTTCATCCGATGATGGAAGTCTGCCACGTCCAATATACGCTGCCCTTCCCGAAACTGTCTCTCTTCGCTGCGCAAGTCGCTCTCTTTTTCATCGTCGAAGACACATACCACTACTGGCTGCATCGGGCCATGCATTGGGGCCCGCTGTACCGTTCCATCCACCGCATTCACCACCAATACGCTGCACCGTTCGGGCTGACGGCTGAATACGCCAGTCCGGCAGAGACATTCCTGCTAGGCCTGGGTACAATTTGCCCGCCCCTTATTCTTGGATCCATCACTGGCGATGTACATCTGATAACTGTATTGGGATGGATGGCGCTGCGTCAGCTGCAGGCAATTGACGCGCATTCAGGCTATGACTTCCCCTGGAGCTTGCGACGAATCGTCCCATTTTGGGGCGGCGCCGATTGGCACGATGACCATCATCGATACTTTTGGGGAAACtattccagctctttcacGCATTGGGACA TTTTGATGGGTACTGTCGCTGGTCCGAGAGGAAAGGCAATGGGACATAATAAGCGGCATTGA
- a CDS encoding sulfatase family protein (transcript_id=CADANIAT00007963), whose amino-acid sequence MKLSSLVALVGVSALSEASPRPKPNFVFVFTDDQDLTMNSVEYMPHVAGRIRDRGLDFTNHFVTTALCCPSRVSLWTGRQAHNTNVTWVAPPYGGYPKFVSQGFNEDWFPLWLQDAGYNTYYVGKLFNAHSVTTYNNPFVKGFNGSDFLLDPFTYSYWNSSYQRNHEAPKSYAGQYTTDVTEEKALGFVDDALEDKERPFFLTVAPIAPHFEQDPGHSSDTPPQAPIPAPRHAHLFPDAKVPRVPSFNPLNQTGPSWIRDLKHQNQSVVDYEDFFYRQRLRALQSVDEMVDKLLDRLERSGQLNNTYVIYSSDNGFHIGHHRLPPGKSTSYEEDIRVPFFIRGPGIKSGGKVTQVTTHIDFAPTIFELLGLPPRSDFDGTPMRIMKDSAAIPHEHVIVEYWGQALMMVTAPTNTDRMPNTTYKSVRLLSEKYNLFYAVWCTGDHELFDLNTDPYQMHNIYNTASRSFKNRLDALLLVLKSCAGSTCIKPWAELHPDGSVQSLSDALDSQYDGFYAQLPKVEYEACVDGYLIAAEGLQWEDVSASALRNYVRRNYAFDDVQKYRKL is encoded by the exons ATGAAGCTCAGCAGTTTGGTTGCCCTTGTAGGGGTCTCGGCCCTCTCCGAGGCCAGCCCTAGGCCTAAACCCAACTTTGTTTTCGTGTTCACCGATGATCAAGACCTGACAATGAACTCTGTGGAATATATGCCACATGTCGCAGGTCGCATTCGGGATAGGGGACTTGATTTCACAAACCACTTTGTAACGACAGCGCTTTGCTGCCCGTCGCGAGTCAGCCTCTGGACTGGTCGCCAAGCGCACAACACGAACGTCACATGGGTCGCTCCACCATACG GCGGTTATCCGAAGTTTGTATCACAAGGTTTCAACGAGGACTGGTTTCCCCTGTGGTTGCAGGATGCTGGATACAATACCTACTACGTCGGGAAGCTATTCAATGCGCACAGCGTGACGACTTACAATAATCCATTTGTCAAAGGCTTCAATGGCTCGGACTTCTTGCTGGACCCATTCACATACTCTTACTGGAACTCCAGTTATCAGCGTAATCATGAGGCCCCAAAGAGCTATGCGGGCCAGTATACGACGGACGTCACCGAAGAAAAGGCTCTCGGCTTTGTGGACGATGCTTTGGAAGATAAGGAACGACCTTTTTTCCTGACTGTGGCCCCAATTGCACCACATTTTGAGCAAGATCCCGGTCATTCTTCGGACACTCCTCCACAAGCTCCGATCCCTGCTCCTCGTCATGCTCACCTCTTTCCTGATGCTAAAGTTCCGCGTGTGCCTTCTTTCAACCCACTCAAT CAAACTGGTCCGAGCTGGATTAGAGACCTGAAGCACCAGAATCAATCGGTGGTAGACTATGAAGACTTTTTCTACCGCCAGCGTCTCCGCGCCCTGCAAAGTGTCGACGAGATGGTAGATAAACTGCTCGACCGCCTAGAGCGCAGCGGTCAACTCAACAACACCTATGTGATCTACAGTTCGGACAACGGGTTCCATATCGGCCACCACCGGCTTCCACCTGGAAAGTCAACATCCTACGAGGAGGATATCCGTGTACCATTTTTCATCCGCGGACCAGGGATCAAATCCGGAGGGAAGGTAACTCAGGTTACCACTCACATCGACTTTGCTCCCACCATCTTTGAGTTGCTCGGGTTGCCGCCTCGCAGTGACTTTGACGGCACTCCGATGCGTATCATGAAAGATAGCGCCGCCATTCCCCATGAGCACGTCATAGTGGAGTATTGGGGCCAGGCA CTGATGATGGTCACAGCCCCGACGAACACAGACCGCATGCCAAACACGACATATAAATCCGTCCGCCTCCTGAGCGAGAAGTACAATCTCTTCTATGCTGTCTGGTGCACTGGTGACCACGAGCTTTTTGATCTAAAT ACGGACCCCTACCAAATGCACAACATCTACAATACCGCCTCTCGATCTTTCAAGAACAGGCTAGACgccctcctcctcgtcctgaAGTCCTGCGCCGGAAGCACATGCATCAAGCCCTGGGCCGAACTTCACCCTGACGGATCGGTTCAGAGCCTTTCTGACGCTTTGGATTCGCAATATGATGGGTTCTATGCCCAGCTTCCTAAGGTTGAGTATGAGGCTTGCGTAGACGGGTATCTCATTGCTGCAGAGGGGTTGCAGTGGGAAGATGTCAGTGCTAGCGCTCTACGGAACTATGTCCGACGGAATTACGCCTTCGATGATGTGCAGAAGTACCGGAAACTCTAG